Part of the Sphingobacterium sp. LZ7M1 genome, ATAAGGTTGTCGGGAATGAACATAGTGGTGGACAATAATGATAATCCGCTAATTATTAAGGTAGCATCATTGCCAGCGGCAAGGATGCAGGTGTACTTCTTGGACAATGAAGAGTACTTTCAGCGGAAAAAAGTTTTTCGTGATGAGCATGGTAAGGGCTTTGCAGACAATAATGAGCGTTCATTATTCTTCTGTAAAGGCGCTTTGGAAACCGTTAAGAAACTAGGATGGTCGCCAGATGTGGTTCACTGTCATGGATGGTTTACCGCGATGGTACCTGCTTACTTGAAAACAGTTTATCAGGATGATCCTACATTCAAAGATTCCAAAGTGTTCTTCTCCTTGTACAATGAAGAATTCGGAAACGATTCTTTAGGAAGCAAGTATGCTGAGATGGCTGCGCAGTCAGACATTGATGCGAGCAAATTGAAGGATTATGGGTCTGGCAGTTATGTTGATATCTATAAAGGTGCTCTATCCTTTACAGACGTTGTCGTGAAAGCCGACGCAGACATCAATCCGGAAATTCTTTCTTACATCCAAGAAAATAACATCCGTACCTTCGAACCTTCGTCAGATGAGGACTATGAAGCCTTTTCTGAACTATATGATGAGTTCGTAAACGAAGAAGTTTCAGCCTAAGCTGAGGATAAAAAGAGACCAAAAAAGGGCAGAGATCAATTCTCTGCCCTTTTTTGGATTTTGATTTTGAACCAGGGTATGGCAAGCGAAGCCGAGCCATATTATGGTTCAATAATATTCCTTATCTTCGTTACATGAAAATTAAAGTAGGATTTGGCTTTGATGTCCATCAGATGAAGGCGGGACATCCATTTGTTGTTGGCGGTGTTACCTTAGATCATCATGCGGGGGCTTTTGGGCATTCGGATGCGGATGTTTTGGCGCATGCGATCTGCGATGCGATTTTGGGTGCTGCAAATCTGGAAGATATCGGATACCATTTTCCGAATACGGATGATCGCTGGAAGGGAGCCAATAGTTTGGACCTGTTGAGACATTGTATCAAGTTGATCAAGGATAAGGGCTTTGAGTTGGGTAATATTGATGGGATGCTTTGTTTAGAGGCGCCAAAGATCAAACCTTATATTCCGCAGATGAAAGCGAATATTGCGGAGGCTGCCGGAATTTCTGTTGAAGATGTTTCCATTAAAGCGACGACAAATGAGCAGATGGGCTTTATAGGTAGGGAAGAAGGTGTGGTAGCATATGCAGTCTGTTTGTTGGAGAAAACAAATTATTGATTAAATCGTCTAAAGTAATTGATGGCAATAACAGTTGCCGTCAAAGCTAAAAGACTTCCAAGATAAAATGGTGCGCTCGGTAGATATATCGGGCCATTTTTTTTGGTGAAATAGGAGAATAAGGTTGTCATGAGTAAAGGTCCGATGATGGCCGTCAGACTGATAATA contains:
- the ispF gene encoding 2-C-methyl-D-erythritol 2,4-cyclodiphosphate synthase, producing the protein MKIKVGFGFDVHQMKAGHPFVVGGVTLDHHAGAFGHSDADVLAHAICDAILGAANLEDIGYHFPNTDDRWKGANSLDLLRHCIKLIKDKGFELGNIDGMLCLEAPKIKPYIPQMKANIAEAAGISVEDVSIKATTNEQMGFIGREEGVVAYAVCLLEKTNY
- a CDS encoding glycogen/starch synthase, which gives rise to MAKTKILFITHEMSPFLELSKISEITRQLPHAMQEKGFEIRILMPRFGNINERRNRLHEVIRLSGMNIVVDNNDNPLIIKVASLPAARMQVYFLDNEEYFQRKKVFRDEHGKGFADNNERSLFFCKGALETVKKLGWSPDVVHCHGWFTAMVPAYLKTVYQDDPTFKDSKVFFSLYNEEFGNDSLGSKYAEMAAQSDIDASKLKDYGSGSYVDIYKGALSFTDVVVKADADINPEILSYIQENNIRTFEPSSDEDYEAFSELYDEFVNEEVSA